The Ferroacidibacillus organovorans nucleotide sequence CGATCATGTCGTCGATGCTGACTATAACGTGGTTGACGAAGAGAAAAAATAACGGAGCTTTGAGAGCGAGGGGCGTGAACGGCCTCTCGCTTTTACGAGAGGGGTGACAAACGGAGTCGTGAGCAAACGGGACTATTATGAGGTGCTCGGGGTCAGTAAAAACGCTTCGCAGGATGAGATTAAAAAGTCGTTTCGCGCGCTCGCCCGCAAGTTGCACCCTGATGTGAACAAAGACGATCCAGATGCCGAAGCAAAGTTTAAAGAAGCGAACGAAGCGTACGAAGTGCTGAGCGACACAGAAAAGCGCGCACAGTATGACCGTTTTGGCCATCAGGAGCAAGGGGCTGGCGGCTTCGGCGGCGCCGGAGGGTTTGGCGGTTTCCAAGGCGGGGATTTTGGCGGCATCAATGATATTTTTGATATGTTTTTTGGCGGTGGTGGACGCCAGCGGGGACCGCAGCGCGGCGCTGATCTTGAGTATTCCTTGACGATTGAATTCAAGGACGCGGCCTTTGGTCTGAAAAAAGAAATCGAAATTCCGCGAACCGAGACGTGTGACGTCTGCCAAGGAACTGGGGCAAAACCTGGAACAAAGGTGGAGACGTGCGCCACCTGCAAAGGTGCGGGCGTCCAGGAGTTTGTGACAAACACGCCGCTTGGAAGAATGGTCAACCGCCGAACCTGTCCGACCTGTCAAGGGACGGGGAAACGGATCGTTACGCCGTGTACGGCGTGTCGCGGAGCGGGAACGGTGCGCCAGCGTCGTAAAATTGAGGTAAACATCCCGGCGGGGGTTGATACGGGCACGCGAATGCGCATTGCAAACGCCGGAGAGGCGGGCGATCACGGTGCGCCGCCAGGCGATTTGTATATTGTGATCCGCGTGAAGACTCACGATTTCTTTCGGCGCGAAGGAAACGATGTGTTTTGTGAGATTCCGATCACGTTTGTGCAGGCGGCACTTGGTGACGAGATCACGGTGCCCACGCTCTATGGACGCGAGACGGTGCGCATTCCTGCGGGAACGCAGACGGGTACGGTGTTTCCACTGCGCGGAAAAGGCATGCCGCGCCTGGGAAATGGTGTGGCCAAAGGGGATCAGCACGTGCGGGTAAATGTGCAGACGCCAACGAAGCTTACCGATCGTCAACGCGAGCTGTTGCGTGAACTCGGACGTGAACTTGGCGAGGAGACGCATGAACAGTCGAAGAACCTTTTTGAGCGGATGAAAAGCGCGTTGCGTGGGATCTGATGCTAAGGGCTTGGCAATGTAGTGAAAAAAAAGATTGCAAAAAACTCACAGGTGCCGCGCTGGACTGCGTCATCTGTGAGTTTTTTGCGTCGTATCACACCGTGGCGTGGTGAGTGTCTCGCTGTGGGCTTTGTCCTGTCTGCCTTTGCGCGCGATCGATGATGGCACCGCCAAGGCAGTGCGGACCTTGATAAAAGACAACCGATTGTCCTGGCGTGATTGCCCGCTGAGGCGTGTCAAACTGCACACGCCAAACGTCTGTGTC carries:
- the dnaJ gene encoding molecular chaperone DnaJ, producing MSKRDYYEVLGVSKNASQDEIKKSFRALARKLHPDVNKDDPDAEAKFKEANEAYEVLSDTEKRAQYDRFGHQEQGAGGFGGAGGFGGFQGGDFGGINDIFDMFFGGGGRQRGPQRGADLEYSLTIEFKDAAFGLKKEIEIPRTETCDVCQGTGAKPGTKVETCATCKGAGVQEFVTNTPLGRMVNRRTCPTCQGTGKRIVTPCTACRGAGTVRQRRKIEVNIPAGVDTGTRMRIANAGEAGDHGAPPGDLYIVIRVKTHDFFRREGNDVFCEIPITFVQAALGDEITVPTLYGRETVRIPAGTQTGTVFPLRGKGMPRLGNGVAKGDQHVRVNVQTPTKLTDRQRELLRELGRELGEETHEQSKNLFERMKSALRGI